In Bacteroidia bacterium, one genomic interval encodes:
- a CDS encoding redoxin domain-containing protein, producing MSKIKFIPVLLTAFILSVFKSNASSDGYQVKIKITPVYKDSLYYLANYFGDKQYIQDSAKADAAGMVIFKSKEKLPGGIYLFVVPGKKYFELIIDKEQNFTMETDTAEMVKNMVVKGSDDNQKFYNYLRFVMEKQKEAESLQSAMHNAKTPKDSLDALDKLKDLGKVVTDFKLKYIADYPDFLLSKVFKTSQEPEVPEAPLLANGMKDSTFAYRYYKAHYLDNVDFSDARLLRTPLFHTKLDTYIKKLVMQVPDSINKEADMLVAKARANPEIFKYVVWYLTNTYETSNIMGMDAVFVHMAKTYYTKDQATWVDSTTLYKIQERVKVLEPILIGQKVKNLIMEDSSGTYQALYNIKTPYTVLLFWDPDCGHCQKVVPEVEKLYNIVKGKGAEVYAICTETEMEKWKKFIREKHLDWINVADPKYQNNFRYEFDITSTPQIYLLDSNKTIVAKKIDVEILADILSKKLNMKIEGIKNPEKPAH from the coding sequence ATGAGTAAAATCAAATTCATACCGGTTTTGTTAACCGCATTCATCCTTAGTGTATTTAAAAGTAATGCATCTTCCGATGGCTATCAGGTAAAAATAAAGATAACACCTGTTTATAAAGATTCGCTTTATTATCTCGCAAATTACTTTGGAGACAAACAATATATTCAGGATTCTGCAAAAGCAGATGCTGCAGGAATGGTTATTTTTAAAAGTAAAGAGAAATTGCCTGGGGGTATTTATTTGTTTGTTGTTCCGGGAAAAAAGTATTTTGAACTGATAATAGATAAAGAACAAAACTTTACCATGGAAACAGACACTGCCGAGATGGTAAAGAATATGGTCGTAAAGGGCTCTGATGACAATCAGAAATTTTACAACTATCTGCGTTTTGTAATGGAAAAACAAAAGGAGGCAGAGTCATTACAATCTGCTATGCATAACGCAAAGACTCCTAAAGACAGTCTTGATGCTCTTGATAAATTAAAAGACCTTGGCAAGGTTGTAACCGATTTTAAATTAAAGTATATAGCAGATTACCCGGACTTTTTATTGAGTAAAGTTTTTAAAACCTCACAAGAACCCGAAGTGCCTGAGGCACCTTTGTTAGCCAACGGCATGAAAGATTCAACCTTTGCCTATCGTTATTATAAAGCACATTATTTAGACAATGTTGATTTTTCTGATGCACGTTTGTTGAGAACTCCTCTGTTTCATACCAAATTGGATACCTATATCAAAAAACTAGTAATGCAGGTACCTGACAGCATAAACAAAGAAGCAGATATGTTGGTGGCAAAGGCACGGGCAAATCCGGAAATTTTCAAATATGTAGTTTGGTATCTTACCAATACTTATGAGACATCTAATATTATGGGAATGGATGCCGTTTTTGTACACATGGCAAAGACCTATTATACCAAAGATCAGGCAACATGGGTTGACTCAACAACACTGTATAAAATTCAAGAACGGGTAAAAGTCCTCGAACCAATTTTGATTGGTCAAAAAGTAAAGAATTTAATTATGGAGGATTCCAGTGGTACATATCAAGCATTGTATAATATTAAAACGCCATATACAGTTTTGTTATTTTGGGATCCGGATTGCGGTCATTGTCAGAAAGTAGTTCCGGAAGTTGAGAAACTATATAATATTGTAAAAGGAAAAGGGGCAGAGGTTTATGCAATTTGTACAGAGACTGAAATGGAGAAGTGGAAAAAGTTTATTCGGGAAAAGCATTTAGATTGGATAAATGTTGCGGACCCAAAGTATCAGAATAATTTCAGATATGAATTTGATATAACAAGCACACCTCAGATTTATTTGTTAGATAGTAATAAAACAATCGTTGCAAAAAAGATAGATGTGGAGATTCTGGCAGATATTTTATCGAAGAAACTTAACATGAAAATAGAGGGTATTAAAAACCCTGAAAAACCGGCTCATTAA
- the hutU gene encoding urocanate hydratase has protein sequence MTVISDKLDISKLKTPTGTTLSCKGWAQEAALRMLHNNLDPDVAERPEDLIVYGGTGKAARNVESFHLIVKALRDLNEDETLLVQSGKPVGILPTHKDAPRVIIANSNLVGHWANWDYFRELEAKGLIMYGQMTAGSWIYIGSQGIVQGTYETFGEVARQHFGGSLKNTLNVTAGLGGMGGAQPLAITMNEGTCLAAEMEEWRVDKRIQTRYLDEKFSDLDKAIDRAFEAKQKGEAVSIAYIGNVIDLLSRLLERNIIPDTLTDQTSAHDALVGYFPEGLNVEDAKVLRETNPEEYIKRSKQSMRKHVELMIALQNKGAVTFDYGNNIRQQALEMGLKNAFDFPGFVPAYIRPLFCEGKGPFRWAALSGDPNDIYETDKKILELFPDNKGLHRWIAMAQKRIAFQGLPARICWLGQGEREKAGLAFNELVKSGKVKAPIVIGRDHLDCGSVASPNRETEAMKDGSDAIADWPILNALINTAGGASWVSLHHGGGVGIGYSIHAGMVIVADGTADAATRLKRVLHNDPAMGVLRHLDAGYDIAADTARKHRLNLRDRLA, from the coding sequence ATGACAGTAATTTCAGATAAATTAGATATCAGCAAATTAAAAACACCTACCGGTACAACACTAAGTTGCAAAGGATGGGCACAGGAAGCAGCATTGCGAATGTTGCATAATAATCTTGATCCCGATGTGGCTGAACGTCCCGAAGATTTAATTGTTTATGGCGGCACCGGAAAAGCAGCACGAAATGTAGAGTCATTCCATCTCATCGTAAAAGCATTGCGCGACCTTAATGAAGACGAAACTTTATTGGTGCAATCAGGCAAACCTGTTGGAATTTTGCCAACACATAAAGATGCTCCTAGAGTAATTATTGCCAACTCAAACCTTGTTGGTCATTGGGCTAACTGGGATTATTTTCGTGAGTTGGAAGCAAAGGGTTTGATTATGTACGGACAGATGACGGCAGGAAGTTGGATTTATATTGGCTCGCAAGGTATTGTTCAAGGTACTTATGAAACGTTTGGAGAGGTGGCACGTCAGCATTTTGGCGGCTCACTAAAAAATACATTAAATGTTACTGCCGGACTTGGTGGTATGGGTGGCGCACAACCCTTAGCCATTACAATGAATGAAGGAACATGTCTTGCAGCAGAAATGGAAGAGTGGCGTGTTGATAAGAGAATACAAACACGTTATCTGGATGAAAAATTTTCTGATTTGGATAAAGCAATTGACCGTGCATTTGAAGCAAAACAAAAAGGGGAAGCTGTTTCAATTGCCTATATTGGTAATGTCATAGATTTGCTTTCACGATTGTTGGAAAGAAATATCATCCCGGACACATTAACCGATCAGACTTCGGCACACGATGCTCTGGTAGGATATTTCCCTGAAGGATTAAATGTGGAAGATGCAAAAGTTTTACGCGAAACCAATCCTGAAGAGTATATAAAACGCTCTAAACAAAGCATGCGAAAGCATGTAGAACTGATGATTGCTTTACAGAATAAAGGTGCTGTGACGTTTGATTATGGAAACAACATTCGTCAGCAGGCTTTGGAGATGGGATTAAAAAATGCATTTGACTTTCCGGGGTTTGTACCTGCCTACATACGTCCGTTATTTTGCGAAGGCAAAGGTCCATTCCGTTGGGCAGCACTTAGTGGAGACCCCAATGATATTTATGAAACCGATAAGAAAATTCTGGAACTGTTTCCTGATAATAAAGGTCTGCACCGTTGGATAGCGATGGCCCAAAAACGAATTGCTTTTCAAGGATTGCCTGCACGTATCTGTTGGCTTGGACAAGGAGAACGCGAAAAGGCAGGTCTTGCTTTTAACGAATTGGTTAAATCAGGTAAAGTAAAGGCACCCATTGTTATAGGTCGCGATCATTTGGATTGTGGAAGTGTGGCTTCTCCAAACCGCGAAACAGAAGCTATGAAAGATGGTAGTGATGCCATTGCAGATTGGCCAATACTAAATGCATTGATCAATACTGCCGGTGGTGCAAGCTGGGTTAGCTTACATCATGGTGGTGGCGTAGGCATTGGCTACAGCATACATGCAGGTATGGTAATTGTTGCCGATGGTACTGCTGATGCAGCAACAAGGTTAAAACGTGTGTTGCATAACGACCCGGCTATGGGAGTTCTGCGACACCTTGATGCTGGTTATGATATTGCAGCTGATACAGCAAGAAAACACCGTTTGAATTTGCGTGATAGACTGGCATGA
- the uvrB gene encoding excinuclease ABC subunit UvrB, with amino-acid sequence MDFRINSPFKPTGDQPQAIKELVKGLNRGDRHQTLLGVTGSGKTFTVANVIEKVQRPTLILSHNKTLAAQLYGEFKQFFPDNAVEYFVSYYDYYQPEAFIPTTNTYIEKDLAINDEIEKLRLSTTSTLLSGRKDIIVVSSVSCIYGLGNPADFLKGIIRISKGERISRNTFLHALVTALYSRTETEFKRGTFRVKGDTVDLFLAYAERALRFSFFGDEIEEIESIEPATGKRIEILDHVAIFPATIFVTNAKQQLKAIWQIQEDMVKQVDYFKEQGRHLEAKRLDDRVTHDLEMIRELGYCSGIENYSRYFDGREPGMRPFCLLDYFPEDYIMVIDESHVTIPQLRAMYGGDRSRKVNLVEYGFRLPAAMDNRPLKFEEFETLQQQVVFVSATPADYEMTKSEGVIVEQLIRPTGLLDPLIEVKPCGNQVDDLLEEIDVTVKKNERVLVTTLTKRMAEELAKYLTKLSIRCRYIHSEVETLDRVELLRDFRLGLFDVLIGINLLREGLDLPEVSLVAIMDADKEGFLRSNRSLTQTAGRAARNINGRVIMYADKITESMRKTIDETNRRREKQTKYNIENNIVPTPLNKSREMILQQTVVSGSKSANAYVESEAITVAADPVVQFMTAEQLGNAIIKTKKQMEVAAKEMDFIEAARLRDEMFELQKLMKDRFNRAV; translated from the coding sequence ATGGATTTTCGTATCAACTCACCATTTAAGCCTACCGGTGATCAGCCCCAGGCCATTAAAGAGTTGGTAAAAGGCTTAAACAGAGGCGACAGGCACCAAACCCTTTTGGGCGTAACCGGAAGTGGAAAAACCTTTACCGTTGCCAATGTAATTGAGAAAGTACAACGTCCCACCTTAATTTTAAGTCATAATAAAACGCTGGCAGCACAGCTTTATGGAGAGTTTAAACAGTTTTTTCCTGATAATGCTGTTGAATATTTTGTTTCTTATTACGATTATTATCAGCCGGAAGCATTTATTCCAACTACCAATACTTACATTGAAAAAGATCTTGCCATTAATGATGAGATTGAAAAACTTCGGTTAAGTACAACATCAACCTTGCTTTCTGGACGAAAAGATATTATTGTGGTAAGCAGTGTGAGTTGTATATATGGATTGGGAAATCCGGCAGATTTCTTAAAGGGTATTATCCGAATTTCAAAAGGTGAGCGCATCAGTCGCAATACTTTTTTGCATGCATTGGTAACCGCTTTGTATTCACGTACAGAAACAGAATTTAAACGCGGCACTTTTCGGGTAAAGGGCGATACGGTTGATTTGTTTTTAGCCTACGCTGAACGAGCACTGCGGTTTTCTTTTTTTGGCGATGAAATAGAAGAAATAGAAAGTATTGAACCTGCAACAGGAAAACGGATTGAGATATTAGATCATGTGGCAATTTTTCCGGCAACCATTTTTGTTACCAATGCAAAACAACAACTGAAGGCCATCTGGCAAATTCAGGAGGATATGGTAAAGCAGGTGGACTATTTTAAAGAACAAGGCCGACATCTTGAAGCCAAACGCCTCGATGACAGAGTGACTCACGACCTTGAAATGATTCGGGAATTGGGATACTGTTCAGGTATTGAAAATTATTCACGCTACTTTGATGGACGTGAACCCGGCATGCGCCCTTTTTGCCTTCTCGATTATTTTCCGGAAGATTATATTATGGTCATTGATGAAAGTCATGTAACCATACCTCAGCTAAGAGCCATGTATGGAGGCGACCGTTCTAGGAAAGTTAATCTGGTAGAATATGGTTTCAGGCTTCCTGCAGCTATGGACAACAGACCTTTAAAGTTTGAAGAGTTTGAAACATTGCAACAGCAAGTTGTCTTTGTCAGTGCAACACCTGCTGATTATGAAATGACAAAATCCGAAGGTGTAATTGTAGAACAATTGATTCGACCAACAGGATTGCTCGACCCTTTGATTGAAGTAAAACCTTGCGGTAATCAGGTAGATGATTTGTTAGAAGAAATTGATGTAACGGTAAAGAAGAATGAACGTGTGCTAGTGACAACATTAACTAAACGCATGGCAGAGGAGTTAGCTAAATATTTGACCAAGCTTTCAATCCGATGTCGCTATATTCATAGTGAAGTTGAAACTCTTGACAGGGTAGAATTGCTGCGTGATTTTCGTCTCGGGTTGTTTGATGTTTTAATTGGAATAAATTTGCTTCGCGAAGGTCTTGATTTGCCTGAAGTTTCACTGGTGGCAATTATGGATGCTGATAAGGAAGGCTTTTTGAGAAGCAACCGTTCATTGACACAGACAGCGGGACGTGCTGCGCGTAATATAAACGGTCGTGTGATTATGTATGCTGACAAGATTACAGAGAGCATGAGAAAGACCATTGATGAAACAAACCGCAGGCGCGAGAAACAAACAAAGTATAATATAGAAAATAATATTGTTCCTACACCATTGAATAAATCGCGCGAAATGATTTTACAGCAGACAGTTGTCTCCGGTTCAAAGTCTGCGAATGCCTATGTTGAAAGTGAAGCGATTACTGTTGCAGCAGATCCTGTAGTTCAGTTTATGACAGCAGAGCAGTTGGGGAATGCCATCATCAAAACAAAAAAACAGATGGAGGTTGCAGCAAAAGAGATGGATTTTATAGAAGCCGCGCGCTTGCGTGATGAAATGTTTGAATTACAAAAGCTGATGAAAGATCGTTTTAACAGAGCGGTGTAA
- a CDS encoding isoprenyl transferase, with amino-acid sequence MSIKNQIITNLLPRHVAIIMDGNGRWAKKQGKLRMFGHQHGVAAVRDTVEGAAELGIEYLTLYAFSTENWNRPAIEINALMELLVNTISKETKTLMDNNIRLNAIGDIESLPGRCKKNLKAAIDKTSGNSRMTLTLALSYSSRWEITRAIKHIAQDVKDGKLNAEEINDSLVEKYLTTAGIPDPELLIRTSGEYRVSNFLLWQIAYSEFYFTNKLWPDFRREDFFESIVSYQNRDRRFGGVNESTNAKHA; translated from the coding sequence ATGAGTATAAAAAATCAGATCATAACAAACCTTCTGCCCCGGCATGTGGCCATCATTATGGATGGTAACGGACGATGGGCAAAAAAGCAGGGTAAACTCAGAATGTTTGGGCATCAGCATGGTGTAGCTGCCGTTCGCGACACTGTGGAAGGTGCTGCAGAATTGGGTATTGAATACCTGACGCTTTATGCTTTCAGCACTGAAAACTGGAATAGACCTGCTATTGAAATCAATGCATTGATGGAGTTGTTGGTAAACACTATTTCGAAAGAAACCAAAACGCTGATGGATAATAACATCAGACTAAATGCCATTGGAGATATTGAAAGTCTGCCCGGCCGATGCAAGAAAAATCTTAAAGCCGCTATTGATAAAACTTCTGGCAACAGCAGAATGACCCTAACGCTGGCATTAAGCTACAGTTCGCGATGGGAAATTACCCGAGCCATAAAACACATTGCTCAGGATGTTAAAGACGGCAAACTTAATGCAGAAGAAATCAACGACTCATTAGTAGAGAAATATTTAACCACTGCCGGAATTCCCGATCCTGAACTGCTCATCAGAACAAGTGGCGAATACAGAGTATCTAATTTTTTACTGTGGCAGATTGCCTATAGCGAATTTTATTTCACCAACAAACTTTGGCCCGATTTCAGGCGCGAAGATTTTTTTGAATCAATCGTTAGTTATCAAAACCGCGACAGAAGGTTTGGTGGCGTAAACGAATCAACAAATGCCAAACATGCATAA
- the bamA gene encoding outer membrane protein assembly factor BamA — protein MHKHILGLLTFLILLSTFSIAQVTVGDDQVTLDYNNPKEYEIAAITVSGIKYLDQNALKILSGLSVGEKVKVPGEKFTKAIENLWKQGLLTDVKIVATRIEGKKIFIDLQLQEKPRLSKFTFTGVRKGHADKIREKIQISKGRVLSDNALNTVKTQVLDFYKEKGFLNTEVNLTTIKDTTETNSEILAINVNKGKRVKIHRVNIIGNEEVSSVKLKRAMKGTREQRWRYFFNSKKFDEDKYTDDKSNLISKYNEKGYRDAQIISDSIYPVSSRRINIDIKVNEGNRYYFRNISWIGNTKYTSAELNKVLGIKPGDVYNAKRLESSLYMSESSRDITSLYMDDGYLFFNIDPVEVSAENDSIDLEMRIYEGKQARINHVTVKGNTKTNDRVILREIRTKPGQLFSRSDIIRTQRELSQLGYFNPEKMGVNPKPNPVDGTVDIEYEVEERPNDQVELSGGWGANQVVGTLGVTFNNFSARNILNTKAWRPLPAGDGQRLSIRATTNGIYYQSYNASFTEPWLGGKKPNALTVSIYHSIQTNGLKKSNDNRQAIFISGATVGLQKRLKWPDDYFTLYSGINYGLYTLKNYRSTFLFTDGTSNNISIEENLTRSSVDQPIYPRKGSEISFSVQFTPPYSAFTNKDYSKLDTKEKYKWIEYHKWKFSVAWYTKLLGNLVMYNKMQFGFLGFYNKGIGQSPFERFYVGGDGLSGYALDGREIIALRGYENSALTPTDNIGNDVGGTIYDKFVTELRYPVSLNPSATIYVLGFFEGGNAWSTFREFAPFSLKRSSGVGLRVFLPMFGLLGLDYGWRLDPQRDDPRTGVGKFSFVIGQQF, from the coding sequence ATGCATAAACACATTTTAGGTTTACTAACCTTTTTAATATTGCTTTCAACTTTTTCCATTGCACAGGTAACTGTTGGTGACGATCAGGTAACGTTAGACTATAACAATCCCAAAGAGTACGAAATAGCTGCTATTACTGTCAGTGGAATAAAATATCTCGATCAAAATGCATTGAAAATTTTATCAGGACTAAGTGTCGGAGAAAAAGTAAAGGTGCCGGGCGAAAAATTTACCAAGGCAATAGAAAACCTTTGGAAACAAGGTCTGTTAACCGATGTGAAAATTGTTGCTACCAGAATTGAAGGTAAAAAAATATTTATTGACCTTCAACTTCAGGAAAAACCCCGATTAAGTAAGTTTACATTTACGGGTGTACGAAAAGGTCATGCTGATAAAATTCGCGAAAAAATTCAGATTTCAAAAGGAAGAGTGCTATCTGATAATGCACTTAACACTGTAAAAACTCAGGTACTTGATTTTTATAAAGAAAAAGGATTTTTGAATACTGAAGTTAACCTGACAACAATTAAAGATACTACTGAAACAAACAGTGAAATTTTAGCTATCAATGTCAACAAAGGCAAGCGTGTAAAAATTCACAGAGTAAACATCATAGGCAATGAAGAAGTAAGCAGTGTTAAATTAAAACGAGCCATGAAAGGCACACGTGAGCAACGCTGGCGTTATTTTTTCAACTCCAAGAAATTTGACGAGGATAAATATACTGATGACAAAAGCAATTTGATTTCAAAATATAACGAGAAAGGTTATCGCGATGCACAGATAATAAGTGACAGTATTTACCCTGTCAGTAGCAGAAGAATCAACATTGATATTAAAGTTAATGAGGGCAATCGTTATTATTTCAGAAATATCAGCTGGATTGGAAACACCAAATACACCTCTGCTGAACTAAATAAAGTTTTAGGAATAAAACCGGGTGATGTTTATAATGCCAAGAGACTTGAAAGTTCACTTTACATGAGTGAGTCTAGCCGTGACATTACTTCGCTTTACATGGATGATGGATATTTGTTTTTCAATATTGATCCTGTTGAAGTATCTGCAGAAAATGATTCAATAGATTTGGAAATGCGAATTTATGAAGGTAAGCAGGCAAGGATAAATCATGTTACAGTTAAAGGAAACACCAAAACAAATGACAGAGTAATTTTACGTGAGATACGTACCAAACCCGGGCAGCTTTTCAGCAGAAGCGATATCATCAGAACACAACGCGAATTATCGCAATTAGGATACTTTAATCCTGAAAAAATGGGAGTCAACCCAAAGCCAAACCCGGTTGATGGTACTGTTGATATTGAATATGAAGTAGAAGAAAGACCTAACGATCAGGTAGAACTTTCCGGAGGATGGGGAGCCAATCAGGTTGTTGGAACATTAGGTGTAACATTCAATAATTTTTCTGCCAGAAATATTTTAAATACCAAAGCATGGCGGCCACTTCCTGCCGGTGACGGACAACGATTAAGCATCCGTGCTACTACAAACGGAATTTACTATCAGTCATATAATGCTTCCTTTACAGAACCCTGGCTTGGAGGTAAAAAGCCTAATGCACTAACTGTTTCAATATATCATTCTATTCAAACGAATGGCTTAAAAAAATCGAACGACAACAGACAGGCTATATTTATTTCAGGTGCAACTGTTGGATTACAAAAAAGATTGAAATGGCCTGACGATTACTTTACACTCTACTCAGGAATTAATTACGGGCTTTATACGCTGAAAAATTACCGTTCCACATTCTTATTTACCGATGGAACATCAAACAATATTTCTATTGAAGAAAATTTGACCCGCAGCAGTGTAGATCAGCCTATTTATCCGCGCAAAGGATCAGAAATTTCTTTTTCTGTGCAGTTTACACCTCCGTACTCGGCATTTACGAATAAGGATTATTCGAAGTTAGATACCAAAGAAAAATACAAGTGGATTGAATATCATAAGTGGAAATTCAGTGTAGCCTGGTACACCAAACTTCTTGGCAACCTGGTTATGTATAATAAAATGCAGTTTGGCTTCCTTGGTTTTTATAACAAAGGCATCGGGCAGTCGCCATTCGAACGTTTTTACGTTGGTGGTGATGGCCTATCCGGCTATGCACTTGATGGTCGTGAAATTATTGCATTGCGTGGTTATGAAAACAGTGCGCTTACTCCAACAGACAACATTGGTAACGATGTAGGCGGGACTATCTACGATAAATTTGTGACTGAATTACGTTACCCTGTCTCACTCAATCCAAGTGCAACAATTTATGTATTGGGTTTCTTTGAAGGCGGCAATGCATGGTCAACATTCAGAGAGTTTGCCCCTTTTAGTTTAAAGCGTTCTAGTGGTGTAGGTCTTCGTGTATTTCTGCCTATGTTTGGCCTGCTTGGTCTTGACTACGGCTGGCGTCTGGACCCACAACGTGACGACCCACGCACCGGTGTTGGCAAGTTCTCTTTTGTTATCGGACAACAGTTCTAA
- a CDS encoding OmpH family outer membrane protein encodes MKKIIIALALLVASSISVMAQKYAYVNSQYILDNIPEYKSAMQQLDQISVNWQKDIEAKYAVIDKLYKDYQAEQILLTEDMKRKREAEITAKEKEVKELQKSKFGYEGDLFKKKQELIKPIQDKIYNAVKKMAVDQSYAVIFDKSSDLTMLYTNPKYDKSDEILNAMGYKAKVTEGGGKSGGTSGSSGSGSSTGTKDSGKSMDSPSRSDEAQPIKK; translated from the coding sequence ATGAAAAAGATCATCATCGCATTAGCACTCTTAGTAGCCTCTTCCATTTCAGTAATGGCTCAGAAGTATGCATACGTTAACTCTCAGTATATTTTAGATAATATTCCTGAGTACAAATCAGCTATGCAACAATTGGATCAGATTTCTGTAAATTGGCAAAAAGACATTGAAGCTAAATATGCAGTTATTGACAAACTGTATAAAGACTATCAGGCAGAGCAGATATTACTCACAGAAGACATGAAGCGCAAGCGTGAAGCAGAAATCACCGCAAAAGAAAAAGAAGTAAAAGAACTCCAGAAATCAAAGTTTGGTTATGAGGGCGATTTGTTTAAGAAAAAACAAGAGCTCATAAAGCCAATACAGGATAAAATTTATAATGCTGTAAAGAAAATGGCAGTAGATCAGAGCTATGCTGTTATCTTTGACAAATCAAGTGACCTTACTATGCTTTATACCAATCCAAAGTACGACAAGAGCGATGAAATTTTAAACGCAATGGGCTATAAAGCCAAAGTAACTGAAGGTGGTGGCAAATCGGGCGGAACTTCCGGTTCATCAGGCAGTGGCAGCAGTACCGGCACCAAAGACAGTGGAAAAAGCATGGACTCTCCATCACGCTCTGACGAAGCACAACCAATAAAAAAATAA
- a CDS encoding OmpH family outer membrane protein — protein sequence MTKPIKFFIAGVFVCSSLFASAQIKLGHINSTQLLAMMPETKTADSTLQKFGETLQAQMKTMTAEYDSKVAEYQEKASSMAEPIKAAKEKEIRDLGDRIQDFQESAQTSVQKKKEEVYSPIIKKADEAIKAVAKDKSYTYIFDSSVGALLYTNDSDDIMSMVKEKLKLK from the coding sequence ATGACAAAACCAATTAAATTTTTTATTGCCGGAGTATTTGTATGTAGCAGTTTATTTGCATCAGCTCAAATAAAATTAGGACACATTAACTCCACACAATTACTGGCAATGATGCCGGAAACTAAAACAGCAGATTCTACTTTACAAAAGTTTGGTGAAACATTACAAGCTCAGATGAAAACTATGACTGCAGAATATGATTCAAAAGTTGCCGAATATCAGGAAAAAGCCAGTTCTATGGCAGAACCAATTAAAGCTGCTAAAGAAAAAGAAATACGTGATTTAGGCGACCGTATTCAGGACTTCCAGGAGTCTGCACAAACTTCTGTTCAAAAGAAAAAAGAAGAAGTCTATTCTCCGATAATCAAAAAAGCTGACGAAGCTATCAAAGCTGTTGCAAAAGATAAAAGCTACACCTACATATTCGATTCAAGCGTTGGTGCACTACTTTACACAAACGACTCTGACGATATTATGAGTATGGTAAAAGAGAAATTGAAGTTGAAATAA
- a CDS encoding YitT family protein, which yields MLSFITDRFKQYKENEENYKLARSRYVVAHEYYRFRISVRQALVSLAFVSLGIISAGFGLKGFLMPNKFIDGGVTGISLLVSLKTVISVSVLIVIINIPFLILAYKQIDRRFSVKSIIAIVFLALAVYYIPYPIVTNDKLLVSIFGGFFLGMGIGFAIRGGAVLDGTEVLAIYISRRSGLSIGEIIFAFNIVIFSFAAVLISIEVAMYSILIYLAASKTIDFILEGVEEYTGVTIISSHSDEVRRLITEKLNMGVTIYNGKRGYGKNGHNLAEIEIIYTVITRLEIAKLKTEIEHIDPNAFIIMNTVRDTKGGMIKKRTLKDF from the coding sequence ATGTTATCATTTATAACAGATCGTTTTAAACAGTATAAAGAGAACGAAGAAAATTATAAGTTAGCTCGTTCGCGATATGTTGTTGCACATGAATATTACCGTTTCAGAATAAGTGTCAGGCAGGCACTTGTTTCTTTAGCCTTTGTTTCATTAGGAATTATTTCAGCTGGATTTGGGTTGAAAGGATTTTTGATGCCAAATAAGTTTATTGATGGGGGCGTGACCGGAATTTCACTCCTTGTAAGTTTAAAGACAGTCATTAGTGTTTCAGTATTAATAGTTATCATTAATATCCCGTTTCTAATTCTTGCCTATAAACAAATTGACCGTAGATTTTCTGTTAAGAGTATTATTGCCATTGTATTTCTTGCCCTTGCAGTTTATTATATCCCATATCCAATAGTAACTAATGATAAATTACTCGTATCGATTTTCGGTGGTTTTTTTCTTGGCATGGGTATAGGCTTTGCCATTCGTGGTGGTGCAGTGCTTGACGGTACAGAAGTACTTGCAATTTATATCAGCCGGAGATCAGGATTGTCAATTGGCGAAATTATTTTTGCTTTTAATATTGTGATTTTCAGTTTTGCCGCAGTGTTAATTTCTATTGAAGTTGCCATGTATTCAATTTTAATTTATTTGGCAGCGTCAAAAACAATTGATTTTATTCTTGAAGGAGTAGAGGAATATACCGGTGTGACAATCATTTCATCACACAGTGATGAAGTCAGAAGGTTGATTACAGAAAAATTAAACATGGGGGTGACGATATATAACGGTAAGCGTGGTTATGGAAAAAACGGACATAATCTTGCGGAAATTGAAATTATTTACACCGTTATTACCAGATTAGAAATAGCTAAACTTAAAACTGAAATAGAGCATATTGACCCTAATGCGTTTATCATTATGAATACCGTTCGTGATACAAAGGGTGGCATGATTAAGAAAAGAACATTAAAAGATTTTTAA